TCAACCACCGTGACCGCTCCTCCTCGTGTCCACAGAACAAGAACGCATCCCGAGGGGCGGTCATTCCCCGGCTCCCACATCAATTGGCAAAGCCGGGGCGGGAGTCGGGGTGAGGGCCGGGGGCGGCCCGTTGCCGCACACCTCCGGAAAACGCGGCGCGGCCCGCACTCCGTGAGGAGTACGGGCCGCGCTGCTTGCGCTCAGGGCATGTGCCCGGTGATCAGCTCTGGCCGCCGGCCAGCTTCTCGCGCAGAGCCGCCAGGGCCTCGTCCGAGGCCAGGGCTCCGGAGTTGTCGTCCGGCTGCTCCGAGGAGTACGAACCGCCACCGCCACCGCCGGAGGCGGCCGGAGCGGCAGCGTCGCCACCCTCGGCGGCCGCAGCGGCGTCCGCCTCGCGGGACTTGATGACCTGCGCCTGGTGCTGCTCGAAGCGCTGCTGCGCCTCGGCGTACTGGCGCTCCCACTCCTCGCGCTGCTTCTCGTAACCCTCGAGCCAGTCGTTGGTCTCGGGGTCGAAGCCCTCGGGGTAGATGTAGTTGCCCTGGTCGTCGTAGGACGCGGCCATGCCGTACAGGGTCGGGTCGAACTCGACCGAGGACGGGTCGGCACCGAAGGACTCGTTGGCCTGCTTCAGCGAGAGGCTGATGCGACGGCGCTCGAGGTCGATGTCGATGACCTTGACGAAGATCTCGTCGTTGACCTGGACGACCTGCTCCGGGATCTCCACGTGGCGCTCGGCCAGCTCGGAGATGTGGACCAGGCCCTCGATGCCCTCGTCGACGCGGACGAACGCACCGAACGGAACCAGCTTGGTGACCTTGCCGGGAACGACCTGGCCGATCTGGTGGGTCCGGGCGAACTGCTGCCACGGGTCTTCCTGGGTCGCCTTGAGCGACAGGGAGACACGCTCGCGGTCCATGTCGACGTCGAGAACCTCGACGGTGACTTCCTGGCCGACCTCGACAACCTCGGAGGGGTGGTCGATGTGCTTCCAGGAGAGCTCGGAGACGTGGACCAGACCGTCGACGCCACCCAGGTCCACGAAGGCACCGAAGTTGACGATCGAGGAGACGACGCCGG
This is a stretch of genomic DNA from Streptomyces sp. NA04227. It encodes these proteins:
- the rpsA gene encoding 30S ribosomal protein S1; its protein translation is MTSSTETTATTPQVAVNDIGNEEAFLAAIDETIKYFNDGDIVDGVIVKVDRDEVLLDIGYKTEGVIPSRELSIKHDVDPNEVVAVGDEIEALVLQKEDKEGRLILSKKRAQYERAWGTIEKIKEEDGIVTGTVIEVVKGGLILDIGLRGFLPASLVEMRRVRDLQPYVGKELEAKIIELDKNRNNVVLSRRAWLEQTQSEVRQTFLTTLQKGQVRSGVVSSIVNFGAFVDLGGVDGLVHVSELSWKHIDHPSEVVEVGQEVTVEVLDVDMDRERVSLSLKATQEDPWQQFARTHQIGQVVPGKVTKLVPFGAFVRVDEGIEGLVHISELAERHVEIPEQVVQVNDEIFVKVIDIDLERRRISLSLKQANESFGADPSSVEFDPTLYGMAASYDDQGNYIYPEGFDPETNDWLEGYEKQREEWERQYAEAQQRFEQHQAQVIKSREADAAAAAEGGDAAAPAASGGGGGGSYSSEQPDDNSGALASDEALAALREKLAGGQS